Below is a window of Arabidopsis thaliana chromosome 2, partial sequence DNA.
GCTTCTTCTcgcttcctcctcctccaccgccgcAACGGAAACTCCTATCTCCCCACGCGCCGCCGCAGATGTATTGTCTCCACGGAGATTCAGTAGCTGTGAGATCGGACAAGACGAGAATTGTTTCTTTGAGATTTCGACAGAGCTCAAGAGATTCATCGAGAGCAACGAGAATCATCTTGGAAACAGTTGGAGCAAAAAGATCAAACATTCATCCATAACACAAAAACTCAAAGCCTCACGCGCTTACATAAAAGCTCTGTTCTCAAAACAAGCCTGTTCAGATTCATCAGAGATCAATCCAAGATTCAAAATTGAACCTTCTAAAGtctcaagaaagaagaacccATTTGTGAACAGTGAGAATCCTCTGTTAATTCATAGGAGATCTTTCTCTGGTGTGATACAGAGACATTCTCAAGCAAAGTgttcaacatcttcttcttcttcttcctctgcgtCTTCGTTGTCTTCTTCGTTCAGTTTT
It encodes the following:
- the MAKR3 gene encoding membrane-associated kinase regulator (unknown protein; BEST Arabidopsis thaliana protein match is: unknown protein (TAIR:AT2G39370.1); Has 1284 Blast hits to 422 proteins in 114 species: Archae - 0; Bacteria - 90; Metazoa - 125; Fungi - 151; Plants - 136; Viruses - 0; Other Eukaryotes - 782 (source: NCBI BLink).) — protein: MDLHESESRTHVLSTDGDDGYIDMEVNLSSSSSSSTSSSSFFSFPVTSSPPQSREFEFQMCSSAVASGESTTSPADELFYKGQLLPLHLPPRLKMVQKLLLASSSSTAATETPISPRAAADVLSPRRFSSCEIGQDENCFFEISTELKRFIESNENHLGNSWSKKIKHSSITQKLKASRAYIKALFSKQACSDSSEINPRFKIEPSKVSRKKNPFVNSENPLLIHRRSFSGVIQRHSQAKCSTSSSSSSSASSLSSSFSFGSNGSLDLQTLMRSSNASDNSIEGAIEHCKQSFTTRKSNVTESELCSSRTSVSTCGDLDKD